The genomic window GTTGGCTTGAGCCTGATTGCCACCCTCGCATGGGTCTTTAATGCAGTTCGCCAGCAACTTTCAAGCCGCGCTGTAGGCGATGTCGTTCTCGCCTTGCGCGAAGATGCCTGCGATGCGGTGCTTGAGCGCGACATGTCATTCTACGATACCTTTCAATCGGGCAAGGTGGTTAGTCGGGTCAACTCCGATACCCAAGCCTTTTCGCAGGTGATGACCCTAACCCTCGATCTGCTCAGCCGCTTGTTGCTGGTCAGTTTGTTGATTGGCTACCTGTTTACGATTGATGTGAAACTGACTTTTACCCTGCTGGGTTTTGCGCCAATTATCTTTTTGTTTGCGTTGGGCTTCCGCAAAATTGCCCGCCGCACAATTACTCAATCACGCCGCATGACCGCGACTGTCAGCAGCCATATCCAAGAAACGGTCAGTGGCATTGGCGTGGCCAAAACGTTTCGCCAAGAGCCAGTGATTTATAGTGAGTTTCATGAAGTTAACGAAAAATCGCGCAGCGTCAACCAAAAAACTCGCTTTGTGTTTAGTAGCATCTTCCCATTGATGAACGGCTTGGCGGGGATTGGCACGGCTTTGCTGGTTTACTGGGGCGCAGTTTCGGTCAATAACGAAAGTTTAAGCATTGGCGATTGGTTCTTATTCGTCCAAGGCTTGACCATGTTTTGGTTCCCTCTGACCAGTATTGCCTCATTTTGGAGCCAATTTCAACTTGGTTTGGCCGCAGGCGAACGAGTTTTTGCCCTGATCGATGCAGAATCGAATGTGGTTCAAAATAATAATCGCAAACTCACGCCTGTGCGTGGTCGCATCAACTTCAAGCAAGTTAATTTCAGCTACACCCCCGATGAGCCAGTGTTGCGCAATTTCTCCCTGGAAATTCAGCCAGGTGAAACGATTGCTTTAGTTGGGCATACAGGCTCTGGTAAATCGAGCATCGCTAAACTAATTGCCCGTTTCTATGAGTTTCAGCATGGCACGATTGAAATTGATGGCGTGGATATTCGCGAGCTTGATCTTGGCGATTATCGCAGCCAACTAGGAATTGTGACCCAAACGCCATTTTTATTCGATGGCAATGTGCGTGAGAATATTCGCTATGGCAAGCCCGATGCCTCTGATGAAGAAGTGCAAACTGTGGCACGCTTGGTTGGCGGCGGCGATTGGCTGGGCAGCTTGCCGAATGGCCTTGATACCGATGTTGGTGAGCGTGGCGGCAATCTCTCGCTTGGCCAACGCCAATTGGTGGCCTTAGCCCGCGTGTTGTTGCAAAATCCAGCGATTGTGATTTTGGATGAAGCGACTGCCAGTATCGATCCGCTGACCGAAGCCTTGATTCAAGAAGGGCTTGATGTAATTTTGCAAGATCGTACAGCGATTGTGATTGCCCACCGCCTTTCGACCGTGCGCCATGCCGACCGGATTATTGTGCTGCGCAAGGGCGAAATTATCGAAACTGGTAGCCACGAAGGCCTGCTCGATCAAGCTGGTCATTATGCCGAATTGTATAACACCTATTTCCGCCACCAAAGCCTTGAGTATATTGAGTCGGGAGTAAGAGCATAGAGCAAAGAACATAGAACATAGGGTAATGAAAGACAAAATTTATCCACGAAGGACATGAAGAGTACGAAACTAGGGATAAAAGCATAGAACATACGTGTAATGGTTCATATCCAAGCGCTGGCGGAGCGCGGCGCGACCTCATCGCCGCGCCGCCCATAGTGCGGGTTGAGGCGGTATGGAGTGGTGCGGTGGGTGTGGACGGGAGCATAAGCGAGGGTTTTCGATGCTTTGGTATCTCTTTATAATTGGGATCGGCTTAATTGCATGGATCAGCCTATGTTATGGTTATGCATTTTTCAAAACAAAAATTCGCTGGTTTTTGCTGCATAGTTTGCGCTGGATCTGCATTGGTCAATATTTTGCCCTGTTGCTCTATCTGATGCTGATTGGGGTTTTACCACTGGCCTATCGTGAATTAATTGTTGTTGCAATGATTGGGTTCATCATTGCGCGAAAACATGTGCCAATGTTGCGTAATGTTTATACCGAGGGGCCATATCGGACACGAGATATGTTGTTTTTTCGCATTTATGAACCAGCCATTGATTCAGAACAAGGACTTTTTGTACCATTTCATGCCGCGGTCGATTTTGGGGCACAACGTCAGTTACGCACCCAGTTGCTACTCCATGGGGCAATGATTCTGATTAATTGTCTGATTCTTTATGGTGCATTTTTGTTGGCCGATTAATACAAAGCAGCGCCTTACAACCTAGCAAGGCGCTGCTTGATCGATTAATTTAATTCCACCCCAAGCTGCTGCATACGACCCAAAGCATAGACCAATTTTGGTGCTGTCTCAGGAAAATAAATGCCTGGCGCAAACGCTTGGCTACCATCTAGCCCTAACATTGTTTCAAGTTGAATCACCGCGCCTACTGCCGTCAGGTGGGTTTGGCCTTGACGATCAACAATTGTTTTGGTCAATTGCTGGGCCTTACCAGCATGATCACGCCCGCTGATCTGCCACACCAATTCATGGGCCGCGCCCTTGCCAGGATTGTAAAGCAAGGCATGGCGCAAACGATCAAAGCGCCGATGCATCAACAATTTCCACACGCCAGAACGCGCCAAGCCCAACAACAAACCCATGGTCAAACGATCATCAAAGGTGATGCGGGCCGAAACACTCGCAGCCTTGGTGCTTTGCGGCAATGTCCATTGATCAGGCGTATCAAAGCGATAGGTTTTGGCGCGATAGCCATTGGGAAAGGTCACGGTTTGCGGCTCAGTATACGGGTAAACCTCTCTTGGCTGATGTTTTTCAGTGATGGTAAACGGCGTAGTAATATGCTCCATATATTCAATTGAATTTGGCCCAGCTTTATCCTTGAGCGAAAACAGCACATGCAAATCCATCTGTTCGGTTTGGGCTAATTGCTGGGTTGCCGCAAACGCCACCACACTGGCCAAGCCCGCCATCCAATGCGAGGCAAATAGCAACGGAGCCTTCAGAGTGTTGCGATCAATCCCATCCAAGGTTCGTTGTAAACGTGATGTCCAACGGGTGATATCAACCATGGGAATCCCACGGGCCACTGCTTCTTGCAACACATAATCATGTGGGTCATTGACAGCATTGATAATCGCCTGTGGTTGCAATGCCGCCAATGGTTGCGGCTTGAGCACATCGATCGCCGCCGCGCTGGTTGGCCCACCAAGTTCGGCGACCAATTGCTGAGCTTGCTGCGGGTTACGCCCCGCCAAAATCAACGGCAGATCAGGGTGACTCTGACGCAAAATCTGGGCAATCTGCGACCCAACCACGCCATAACCACCCAAAATAACGATTGCTTGCATTGCTAGCTCCTTGTAATATATCGTCATTTCGGAATATAACGATATGTTTGATAAAAAAATAATTATTCGTAGGTACAGGTTTTTAAGTAGACCACTAATTCCTCGGCATAGGCGACCATCCGCTGAGTATCGGCTTGGTAAATCACCTCTTTGCCTTGGCGGGTCGAAATCAACAAGCCCGCCCGTTTGAGCATGGTCAGGTGTTCCGAGGCGGTCGATTGGCCAATTTGGGCAAGTTCGGCAATTTCGCCGACCGTGAGTTGCTGATGGTTGGCAAACAAAAACAAAATCGTTTGGCGGGTTTCGTTGCCCAATGCCCGCAGAAAAGCTTGAATTTCAGTTGGGAGTGCCGCTGTCATGCTCAACCTTCATTTCGGTAATATCCGATATGATAATCCAAGTTGACACAAAAGTAAAGCCCCAGATTAAACCAAAAATCCCAAAGCCAGTGGGGCAGCAGCATTGCTTGCCCCATCGAGGTAATCAATTAACTGAGATCAATGGCCGATTGATCGTGGTGATATAGCCATAATCAATTGCCCGACTAGTACTGTAGATAAACCCACGTTCTTCGAGCATCGGGTAAAGATAGGTTGGCTGAATATCAGTCAAAGTCAATAATTGCTGGCCTGGCTCCAAGGTTGTCAAGGCTTCCAAGGTATTGACCAAGGGCAAGGGCGTTTTGAGGCCACGATTATCGATCACGGTGGGTTGTTGCAGCACTGGACGAGCCGCAAACCATTGCTCTTCGCCAGGCAATTGGCGATAAAGATAACAATCCCAGCGTTCACGATTTGGCCGTTGCCAACTGACAAAGCCTTGGTGATCTAAAGCGGCACTAATCGGCTGAGGATCAAATGAATTAACTAATAATAAGACCATACCAGCGGGCACTGCTTTGGCGCTACGCAAAATCAATTGCACCGGATCATCAACTTCATTGGTTAATTGATCAACCTGAATTGTGCGATAAATTGGCCGTTCTTGCAGCCAGACTGGTGGCTCTTGGGGCGTACCTTCGGGCTGATTGGTGGCATTTAAGGCCTGATTGACCGCCATCAGCAATTGATCAACTTCTAAGTGCATCATTTGGGCCAATTGGCTGAGTGTCAACCAACGACTTAAAATCCGTCGCAAATGTGGATTCGACAGGCGAGCCAGCCTTGGCACGTTCAATACGAGCCAATCTTCTAGCTCAGGATGCCGTCCCAGCAATTCACCAACACGCATCGTTGCGGTAATCATCGCAGCCTCCCCCAGACCTTCAAAGCCTGTTGCCGTTGCGTGGCCATACCGATCCTCCTTTGTCGTGATTCAGTTTAATCAGCCAAGCGTAACCGCTAAAGTGGGAATTTGCCTACGCTATGTAACAATTTCTTCACGATCGCCACCAAGCTTAATCTGCCAAAGCCTGAGACTGGCCCGCAACCGTTGATCGCAAGAAGGCTGTGCTATAATGCCCCGTATGTTTCAACGAGCAACCCAAGCCAAAATTGCGATAAAAGGTGTAACCCATGGCAGATGATCGACAGTTGGTGGATGAAATTCCGGCAGCAACCACGCTGGAATTACCAGTGCTTCCACTCATCAATACCGTGCTTTTTCCAACAATGGTCACCCCGCTTTTTGTAGCCCGCGAGCTATCAATGGCTGCGATCGAAGCAGCGATGAGCGCCGATCGGCAAATTGTCGCGGTGGCTCAACGAGCGATTGAAATCGAGGAGCACGATACCAGCCAACTGTATCAGGTCGGGGTGATTGCCCATATTGAACGGGTTCTAAAACTGCCCGATGGCACAACCTCGGTCTTAGTGCAAGGCCAACAGCGGGTACAAATCGTCGATTGGCTGGCAACTGAACCCTACATTAATGCCCAAGTGCAGATCATCGAGCCAGATCATGAATCAAGTTTGGCGATTGAGGCCATGATGCGCGGCGTGTTGGCTTCCTACGAAAAAGTGGTCAAACTAAGCCGCACGATGCCCGATGATGCCTATGTTGCTGCGCTCAACCTTGAAGATGCTAGCGCCTTGGCCGACTTAATCGCCTCGACCTTGCCGCTTGATATCGTGCGTCGTCAACAATTACTCGAACTTTTTGAGATCGAAGAGCGCTTGCGGCGGCTGAGTGTGGTGCTCTCACAAGAGATCGATGTGCTTGAATTAGAGCATCACATTCAAAATCAGGTGCAAAAAGAGGTCGATAAATCGCAACGGGATTTCTTCCTGCGCGAACAACTCAAGGCCATTCAAACCGAGCTGGGCCAAGAAGATCCATTGACCCGCGAATTGAATGAACTGCATGATCGGATTGTTGCGGCCAATTTGCCTGCCAAAGCCCAAGCCAAAGCCTTAGAAGAGCTTGGTCGCTTGGAAATGATGCCGCCAGCTGCACCTG from Chloroflexota bacterium includes these protein-coding regions:
- a CDS encoding ABC transporter ATP-binding protein/permease, producing the protein MGFIMDGLDAEAYDRTYTDGQLLRRIMRYFSPQRRAMAIAAGAIFLNAVLDTALPIFVSISIDQLQVDRSLSTFIYLAVGLSLIATLAWVFNAVRQQLSSRAVGDVVLALREDACDAVLERDMSFYDTFQSGKVVSRVNSDTQAFSQVMTLTLDLLSRLLLVSLLIGYLFTIDVKLTFTLLGFAPIIFLFALGFRKIARRTITQSRRMTATVSSHIQETVSGIGVAKTFRQEPVIYSEFHEVNEKSRSVNQKTRFVFSSIFPLMNGLAGIGTALLVYWGAVSVNNESLSIGDWFLFVQGLTMFWFPLTSIASFWSQFQLGLAAGERVFALIDAESNVVQNNNRKLTPVRGRINFKQVNFSYTPDEPVLRNFSLEIQPGETIALVGHTGSGKSSIAKLIARFYEFQHGTIEIDGVDIRELDLGDYRSQLGIVTQTPFLFDGNVRENIRYGKPDASDEEVQTVARLVGGGDWLGSLPNGLDTDVGERGGNLSLGQRQLVALARVLLQNPAIVILDEATASIDPLTEALIQEGLDVILQDRTAIVIAHRLSTVRHADRIIVLRKGEIIETGSHEGLLDQAGHYAELYNTYFRHQSLEYIESGVRA
- a CDS encoding saccharopine dehydrogenase NADP-binding domain-containing protein, translated to MQAIVILGGYGVVGSQIAQILRQSHPDLPLILAGRNPQQAQQLVAELGGPTSAAAIDVLKPQPLAALQPQAIINAVNDPHDYVLQEAVARGIPMVDITRWTSRLQRTLDGIDRNTLKAPLLFASHWMAGLASVVAFAATQQLAQTEQMDLHVLFSLKDKAGPNSIEYMEHITTPFTITEKHQPREVYPYTEPQTVTFPNGYRAKTYRFDTPDQWTLPQSTKAASVSARITFDDRLTMGLLLGLARSGVWKLLMHRRFDRLRHALLYNPGKGAAHELVWQISGRDHAGKAQQLTKTIVDRQGQTHLTAVGAVIQLETMLGLDGSQAFAPGIYFPETAPKLVYALGRMQQLGVELN
- a CDS encoding metalloregulator ArsR/SmtB family transcription factor — encoded protein: MTAALPTEIQAFLRALGNETRQTILFLFANHQQLTVGEIAELAQIGQSTASEHLTMLKRAGLLISTRQGKEVIYQADTQRMVAYAEELVVYLKTCTYE
- a CDS encoding DUF2249 domain-containing protein; amino-acid sequence: MITATMRVGELLGRHPELEDWLVLNVPRLARLSNPHLRRILSRWLTLSQLAQMMHLEVDQLLMAVNQALNATNQPEGTPQEPPVWLQERPIYRTIQVDQLTNEVDDPVQLILRSAKAVPAGMVLLLVNSFDPQPISAALDHQGFVSWQRPNRERWDCYLYRQLPGEEQWFAARPVLQQPTVIDNRGLKTPLPLVNTLEALTTLEPGQQLLTLTDIQPTYLYPMLEERGFIYSTSRAIDYGYITTINRPLISVN